From Plutella xylostella chromosome 23, ilPluXylo3.1, whole genome shotgun sequence:
CTGATATTATTTGTGTAAGACTAAAACTGTGCACAAAGTCACGGAGCTGTCTGTATTTATCAGTTGTTATATTTAACATATCAATATTGAAATCCCCAGCCAGTATAATCTTATCATATTGCGAAAAAGAAGAGATTGATGTGCTTAGTCcgtccaaaaaaatatttacatccTGTACCGGACGTCGATATGCGGTTCCTATTAAGATTTTGACCGAGTTAACCGTGCAACGGAGCCACATTTGTTCTACTGAGGGGGTTGGAGGGTGAGGACATACTCGTACGCTTAACCCTTGTCTCACGTAAAACCCTACCCCTCCTCCTCTGTCGGGGTCGCGGGTGCCGCGAGCGCGACGAGGCCGGGGCAGGTGTCGCAGACGATACCCGGGTATCACGGGGGCCTTGCCTTCCTCTTGAGCACGTAACCAAGTTTCATTAATAGCCATTACGTCCACTTTGTGTCGCTGCATTGCTACAATAAATTCATCATGTTTGGTACCTAGTGATCCCGCATTGAAAAGTCCAACTGAAAAGTATTTATCTATCGGCATTTTATATTGTGTAATAAGTAtgaaattatattgtataggtGGTCAAACatagtacatattatataactATAATGCAAGTCAGCCCGTCTTTCCGCAATTACCACCGAGAAACAGCCACAAAGACACAAAAAGAGTAACATTGTAACAGTAGCAACacaaacatacaaatacaGATACATATAGGCAATAGTAAAACGGGTGATCTCGCTAGTTAACAATAATACATTTAAGTCGCATAAATAGCAACAATAGGCATACAGTTCATAGACCGACATATTCAAGACACCAGGGCTGAACCAAAAACCCGTGTCAGGTCTCCCTCTGAACGAATCCAGTGACGAGCTTTGCCTTCCTCCTGCCGGGCATACACCCTTCCCTGCTTCGTCCACACAAAGCGCCAGTGAAGCTGCTTCTTTGCTTCACGTGCCCTGTTGAAGAGAAGCCGGTTGGTTTTGGTCAGCCGGTCGTTGACGTAGAAGGGGCGGGGGGCGGCAGACAAGCCCAGGTCGGCGGTGGTGGCTCCGCGGCGGACGCGAGCGCTTTTTATTAGCTCGTCCTTGAGCGCACGCCGCGTCACTCGCACCACGAGAGGCCGAGGCCGCTCCGCCgagccgcccgcccccgcgccctccCCGCTCTCACCCGAAGCTCGGCCGGAACGATGACGCGGCCCCACTCGCTCGGCGCTGACTATATCCCGCTCATCAAGCTTGACGCCAAGTTTAGTCGCGACCAGGGCCACAATTTGCAATGGGTTCTCGCCGTTTTCTTCCGGGATTTGACTGAACTCTAGGTCGTTCAGTAGCATGTCCTGGTCTTTCTCCTgtaattctaattttaagtcagctatcATTTCTTCAAGCTTCCCAGTTCCGGACTCTGCCATTTTGGTCTCTAATTCAACTACTCGGGCATCCATTTTAGTCAGCCTGCTATCTGCTTCTGACATCGCTGACCTCAGATCCGACATCTCAGTACGAAATTGTCGTATTTCCTCTCGGACTGCGCGGAGTTCGTTCCTGAAGAGGCGTATTTCAAGGCCCAGCTCGACCTTGGTCTCCTCCGTCAGGTCGCTGGCCGCGGTGTTGCCGGAGACCTCTGCAGTGTACACCACCTCATTGACGTCGGGTTCTACTTGTGAGGGAGCGCCTCTGACCGGGGTGTCCGCCCTGTTGTCCCTAGGGACATGTCGCTTGCATTCGACGCATATCCAGGTGGCGGGAAGCTTGTCCTTTTCAGTTAGACCGAGGCAGGGCAGGTGGTAAATCACCTTGCATTTGTTGCATTTAGCGCCCCCTGTTGGCCCCATGAATTTTCCGCAACCGCCACACTTAGCCATAATTAGTTGTAAGTACAGTTAAGTTGAATATAAGCGTATATTGTAGTACCGCGAGTGGATGCTAGATGGCGCCAAAATATGTCCAATGATTTacgttataaataagtattggGTAGACTTTGGTCACCGAACTGTACCTTGCGTCAAAAAAATGTCAAAATGACCACTTTTTGTTAACAAATTCGGCAATTGTATAAAGTAATTCACTTTTTTCACTGTAAATCGAGCGATTTAACTGTAGATAACAATGTATGTATCTAGTTATAAGGTTAACTTTAAAATACACATATACTATTCACTGTCACGttcgttttttatttgtttattcaaAATATCCGTACGCAAGTAACGTCTGTCGTAGGCGTCCGTGACGTCGCTCCATATTTGGTATAACTGTAATTACTTAGGCCCAGTTCCCCACTAAATCAAGCCAATCACAGCTTTGCATTTCATACTTACATTCTCTGAATCATGATTTTCTCAAAAAATTGGACGTTAACTGTgctaaaaacttaaaacactgtttaacaagtgctCAAAGCGAAATTTGAGATTTTGTAGGCAATTGACAGCtgtaaacatctgttaaacaCTGTCCAAGTTTTTGTGGAAAAAcccttagtgccaatttctccattctcggttagagcataaccagggagtagtggttaacttttgacacatctgtcatgaattttatatggagatgacatttaatttataaatcaatccctgtcggttaaataaccgacaatggagaaattggcacttaaacTTTAATTGTATctacatatttatacaaaCTAAAGCATCCTTCTCTATGATGTAGTAGGTCCTCTCATCATCATTGGCATGCTCCAGCTTGTCAGCTTCTTTACCAAACAGAGTCtgaaattattaagtacatgaTAAGTTAGGGGTTCCCCTAGAACAAGGCaatttttatgatagtttTAAATGTCGATTAAGTTGTAAGTTCAAAAATATGCTGTCAGTGTATGCTCTTATTGCCtgaatttatatatatattttttttgttccttgATTGTTCTAACATGCGATCAGTCGTTGGACCATAAGCAGTTCTTTTGAGCGGTAGAGTGACTTGCAGAACTGGCCTCTCCATTGATAGGCTGTccttcattaaaatttattcagTTTTATTCAACTGAATAATTGTCCCAGATGTGGCTTCGTTTAAGGCGACGGGTCATTTCTGTCTGTGTTAGACATCGCGCCAGCTCATTTTCATGATTTGTTACCCTGTCTCTGTAGGCTTTTGTGAGATGCTTAACTTCCTCTTTCACAGTAGGTATTTCTAGGTAAGCATGTATTTCATCAGTTTTTGTAAACCAGGGAGCTCTTGCTATGGTCCTCAGTGCATTATTTTGGAATCTTTGCAGTATTTCAATGTTGCTGTTTTTTGCCGTACCCCACAACTGTATACCATAAGTCCAGACGGGTTTTAAAATGGATTTGTAAATAAgcattttattgtttagtgACAGTCTTGACTGCGGGCCGAGCAGCCATTGGAGTGATCTAAAACGGTAGTTCAGCTCATCGCGTTTTTTCTGGATGTGCTTTTTCCAAGTTTGCCTCCGGTCAAGGTGAAACCCTAGGTACTTCACTGTATCTTTATGTGGTAATCGCTCATTCCCAAATTTGACCTCCGGACAATCTTTCCTTCTTAGGGTGAAAGTTATATGATTGGATTTTGCTGCACTAGCCTTGATCTTCCAACACTTCATCCAATCATGTATCTTGTTGAGGTGTGTTTGCAAGGTCGCTGATGCTTGCTCTGGACTATCACTTGAAGCAAGTACAGCAGTATCGTCTGCAAATGTTGCAGTCATCACTGTTTCTGACACAGGAACATCActggtataaataatatacaatgtCGGCCCAAGGACTGATCCTTGCGGTACCCCCGCTTGTATATCATACATGTCGGAAACAGAGTCGTTTATTTTCACATAGAATGACCTATTTTCAATGTATGATTTCAGGAGTAGGAACATGTTATGAGGTAGGGtcttctttattttatagagTAGGCCATTATGCCAGACTTTATCAAACGCCTGTTGTACATCCAGAAATACTCCACAGCAATAAAGCTTTTTTTCCAGGGCGTTTCTCACTTTTTCACAAACTCTGTGTACTTGTTCCACTGTCGAATGATTGCTTCTGAATCCGAATTGATGTTCTGGGATTAGTTTCTTCTCTGCCATACAAGCTTTTAGCCGCACAGAAAGAACTTTCTCGAAGACTTTTGAGAGCACTGGTAACAGACTGATTGGTCGGTAGGAAGACGTAAGATGTGGGGGTTTTCCCGCTTTGAGCACCATTGTTATTTGGGACACTTTCCAGATGTTCGGAAAATACCCGGTTCTCAGTATGCTATTGAAGATAATTGTTATGAGAGTTATGACTTTCTTTGGTAGTTGTCTTAGTACTTCAGCGGTTATAAGGTCAAAACCTGGCGCCTTCTTTAATTGTAGATTCTGGATTGTTCTACGTACTTCAGAAGGGGTACAGGCAGCCAAAGGTGGACTGAGTTGGAGATCACTTTCCAGATAGTTTTTGACTTCTTCATCTACAATGTCTGATGTGAGGTCTTCATTAGGTTTAAACACATTTTTCAGAAACGCCGCGTAAGCTTCAGCTCTCTCTGTGTCTGTCCTCGCCCAACTTCCGTCTTCGGTTTTTAATGGGTATTGAGCAAGTTGAGGCTTTAGTGTTGTTTTAACAGTTTTCCATAAGGAATATTCATTATCACACATTGGGTTGAGGGACTCTAGTTTTTGTTGGAGGGTGTCATTCTCTATTTCAACTAGGAAGTCCTTTAATTCAGCTGCAGCTTTGTTAAAAGCCTTTTTGTGCTCTGGATGTCTGCTGATCTGCCATTGCCTTCGGAGTCGCCTTTTTTCCAGTACTTTTTTTTCTCACTTCTTGAGGTATGTTGTACCGACCGTGATTTTTTATGGGATCTCTAGTGCCTGGAGTGTTTAACCAAGCTGACTTTTGAATGATTTGAGTCAGATAGTTGGCTGCAGTTTCGATATCCTCTTCGGTTTTTAAAGGAATGTTGAGGTTGGTGTGATCTTCTAGGTATTGGCGATACGAATCCCAATCTGTTTTGTGATTGCATAAATATGGGCATTTTGCTCTTTCTATAACAGATGTGCTTATAGTTGTTATTACGGGTGTATGATCCGAAGAGCTGTCATAGCATCCTTCAACTTTAAGGTAGTAGGTTGAGATGCCTTTATATACAAAGAAATCCAGAAGATCCGGGAGTTTATTCGGGTCAGTAGGCCAGTAAGTAGGTTGGCAGGTTGTTAGAACAGTTAATTTGTTTCGGTCTAAACAATTTTTTAGGTTTCTTCCTCTTGTTAGCGTAAGTCTTGAACCCCAGTGAATGTGTTTTGCATTCCAGTCTCCGCCTACGATATATCTGTTCCCCAGCGACTGGAAGAACTGATCAAAGTCTGTGTCAGACAGATCTGGTTGTCTATTTTTCTTTGGTGGGCAATATATAGATGACACCGTAAGCTGCCCCCATTGATCTTCAATCGCGATAGATGTAGCTTGTATCTGAGCTGTTCGATATTTAGGCAGTAATTGATGCTTAATGTTGTTCCTTACTATAATAGCAGTTCCTGCATGCCCCGTGTCATCTGGATGAgctgttaggtaggtatggtAACCAGATATATCAGTTCGAGAACTTTCTGTTAGGCGTGACtcagatattaataatatatccaAATGGTGCATTTTCATCAAAACATCTACTTCTTGTTGTCTGTTTGATAGTCCATTTGCGTTCCAAGTTGCTATTATTAAAGATGccattaatttattagttttgtaACTAGCGTGGTCAGTAGACTCATCAACGAGCCCATCTGGTCCAGTAGTTTGTCTAGCTTTTCAGCTTGTTTGGAGAGAATTTCTTCTAGTTTTGTTGGGGTGTTTTCTTCGTCTTTATTGGCTGCTATTGATGCGTAGGTGCGGCGTGGTTTCTCGCTCTTACTCGGAGCTGGAATGTTGTAGGTACTAGCTGGTATTTTTGGAGCATGGGTATCGTGTGATTTATCACTATTTTTTTGGTGTGGCTTCACAGTAGTTTTGCGTTGTTGTATTTGCAGGAATACTTTACAGCCCTTGTAGTTAGCAGGGTGGTCTTGAAAGCAGAGGGCGCATGTAGCTGGCGTGTTTCTATCTTTAATTGGGCAGTCTGTAGTACTGTGATTTTCTGCACACTTGACGCAGCGATAGGGACGCATGCAGTTGTTTCTTGTATGTCCATATTGTTGACATCGCTTACATTGCGGTATAACTTTCTTATGGATTGGGTCTTCTATGGTAATGCTGGTATGGTAGATGTATTTCAGCTTCTTCACATCACTATTGTTGGGACTTGGCTCAAGGTTTACAAACCATGTGAATAATGGAGTTTTATCTAAACCAGATCTAGCATTGATAATTTCACCTTTCACTTTATTACCAGTGCTCTCGATAGCTTCTTTAATTGATTCAATTGGTGTAGATGGGTAGAGGTTTTTTATCACAATCCGATATGGTCTTTGGTCTTTTTGAGTGAATGTGTGTCCTATAAGTTCCTTTTCCCTAACTAGGTCTAGGAGCTTCTTGTAGGAATCAATGTCACTGCAGGTGATGCGTAACTGATTTTTAGTGAcgattttataattgtattgtgttttttgtaaCACTCCATCAATGAGCTCATTGAGTTTTGTGATGTTTTGAATACCATAAAGTATAATTGGTGGGGGTTTCTTCACCGTGGGCTTAGCCTTGGTGTTTTTATTAGAATTTTCATCTATTTTAAGCGGTGAATATCGATTCTCTAGCTGCAATTCCTTGTCCGGAGATGGAGTTTGGTTGAGCTTCTTCCGTTTATATCTATTGCGGAGGATGGGTATGGTTTGCCAATCATTTTCGTTGGTTGATGTTTGGTTCTCTGGATCAAGGTTGACTTTGGTATACAGATCTACTTGAGGGAGTACATTTTCAGATGATGGTTTAAAAACCGGCATAGAAATTTTTggtgtaatattttttgcactGGTATCATTTTCCCTGCTGGTGTTATGATCTTCCACCAGTAAGGTCTTTTTCGGTGGGGAATGCTGCATCATTATGGTGTGGTAACACAATGAGAGCACCTAGTTTTCACTGACATATCCACAGAATATAAGAGTTATTGTTCTGAGGAATgacattatgtaaaaaaatatttgagggTACTTGGAGAAAAAgttcaaatatttttgtgaCTAAGATGTGAATTGTGATTTTGTGAGCACTATTTTGGTTTAATCCTAAAGTTTCGTGTGGAGATAACACTATCACACAGTTTTCAGACACTAATAAACACTTTAGCACTGTTTGTTTTCACAAATATCactatttgaatttgaatttatataattacaaTCTTTGATTATAGAagattataatatacaatattgtaTAAGGCTGCCTGATTTTTATCAACTCATGCTAAACATATTCAGATCCCCAGGCAAAACAGCCTATTCTTGATCATCATTTGTGTCATTACCACATAATTCTCTCATAAACCATAACACATGAGCTAAGCATGGCTTGTACAGCTTCCCTCGCTCCCAGGATTGCAGAGGAACTATTGAAGGAGCAATATCTCCAGGGTGTAGACTTGCCAAACAGTAgctattatattcttatatgAGTATACTTGGAGCAGTACCTTCCAGAGTGTAGACTTGACAAACAGTAGCATATTCAGCAGTTTAATTTCTCTTTTACTGTTTCTCTCCCTCACAAAGTACAGGTCAAGGAGTCGGGTTCCCACATCCTGGCCTATTTCGGAAAGTCTGGAAGTCACAGCAAggaaataatgtattattaagTTTCCTTTAAATGTGCAAGCATTCTTTGCTggcaaaaataatatgtacctaactatgtATGTGCATCCGCCCAAATATACTCAGCGACATAGAAAATCGTGCCTGGATAGTTGCTGTATGGTAGTGTTGTATCGAGAAAGGTGTCCAATCGCACTTAAGCATTCATTATTTTAACGAGGGTGAAGACATTATTGCAGAGGTGTTATGATGATtaaaacttacttattttgtaGCTCCAAGACTGAATGTGATCTGTTCTGGCAATATTGTACAATTTCCGAAAATAATAGGGAGTAAAGGGCCAGAGATATCTCCCCTTTTCCTTTGCTCAGTGGTTTGTCGAGAATTGACGATTTAGATCGACCTGAAGACATTGTAATTCCACTTGCGTAACGTTTCAACTTCTAAAACCGAATGTAAATGCACAGCACATTAATTTCTAGTaattttcaattataaataaatcagcTTTTCAAAACAGAAAAATCCAAGTCAACCAACAAGCACAAGATAACACAGATAAAAAATCAGCTGTCATGTGTCAATTTATATATCTGTGTGTTCAAAATCTCTGAATAATAACGCCTTCGTTACAAAACGACCGTCACCCGTTTCTTCTGTTCTTTGATtattgtaagtaattaaaacacCCTTGCTAAAAGTTGGTAGGTCACTAGACTAGACTAGAGCCTGACAATAGTAGAAGATAAAGAACAGGTAGCTTTATCATTGTCTCATAAGTACACTTAataatgctcacgactgtaatccccaaagTAAGCACCTAGTCAGAGAGAAGTACCCACAATCTACATGTTCCTTTTTGGTGACTCACAAGCAAAGAACATAAGTACTTTTCTaaggctcacaagcgagccacccgcttttcgctgtacaaaCAGGGTCACACGGCGATGCCGAAGCATGAAGCGGaagttataagtacttatgttcctTGAGCGGAAGTTAGTTATACTGGTACCTAATGCGTAATTTTAGACGGCAATTTTAATTAGGAACTTATGATCCTTAGctttatatttagtatattGTTTAAACACCATCATATAAAGTTGTACTCTGTGCTCATCATCGTTAGATAGATAAAGCATACGTAGCGTAGGTAGGTAGCTAaagaatgaaaatataattttgggtTAGATTTAAGTAATGAAAATGAGGTGGAGCATTACTGATTATTAGAATATCATTAGAACAGGCAGAGGACCTAAAATATATCATCaagacccatcacgtcccaaCCCGACTGCTggggtattttttttcctcagtgtgctggggcacgggtctcctagtacaccacgctggcctagtgcggaaGCAAGCTTGAGCTgggagagttgtcgggtaagtgggcaacccgactgtcagatgttttcaagcttcCCGAAGGCCTCCGACTAGGCTTTGACCACAAAGCAAATGCTTTGTGGCTTTGcctaaagtaaataaaacactgttttaattaacaaaacttttaatataatattatagtgtaCCCACATCATGTGCCTACGTAAtcaaatatacctaggtactttttattaattttgtatccATTATCCAAAACTGTTTCCACTAATGTTGTCCGATAATATTTTGGACGGACatacaatattaattaaaattatattatcagGTAGTGTAGGGATGATTTAAACTAGAGAGGTAAGTGCGACCGAGCGGATAGGACGAGATATACACATTTATGTCTTGTTATAGAACAATTTACCAATATTTgttatattatgaaattttaactgTCCGTGTCTACATAATGTAGACCCGCGCAAATCTCACTCTAGCATAGATCATTCCTTTATGGTTTATTATTGATCTTGGTGACTAAAATGGCATTGGTttgaataacttttaaaattttgattgAGTATATTATAGATAGACCTCATATTTCTTACTCtaacttattttataagttattCATACTCCATCATCTGCCATACAgtcaacaaaacaataaagaaaccaaagttaaaattacgaTTATATAAcactataaataaacaaattgtgTGGCAGGTACAAGATTCAACTTATACTAATGTTAgtagattaaaaatattgtgattatttatgaaaagttaaattattaggtataataaatttaaaccaTATTAACAAATAATATGAGCACAATTGTATTTCAATAAATCCACTCTTTGGTTTGAAAACAAGCTTAGGTTGATTACAAGAATAAAACAAGGATTTACTTTGAAATCACAAAATTGATTGTAGGTCTATGGAAAAAACCAAATTAACAGGTTttctagtaataaataattctgtaatttttcacataaaattacagaaattcTTGTGTAGATATTTAAGCACCAGATGCCTAGCACTTGACTGTATTTAATCAAAAGATTGCTCAAAATAGGGTGCAAATAAGAAATTCATTctatgtacaaagaaaaatcAATACAAGTGACTGTTACAAGACTCATCCACAactacatcagaatattacaatttgtaactttaaatataaaattatgcttAAAAATCATGGCTGCAGTGACTCTGTTTCACAAATAATACTGTCAGTAAAATTGACCCTGAAACCAATCTGCACACAatcatgttttaaattttgcaATATCCTTTTAATTTATGAAACAAAGTCAATGCATTTATTCTACAAATCACAAGTCAATATTTACATTAGATTTAATTATGTTCTAACAGCATGTTGATTGCACTGTCTCAGCTTCTAACAGATTGAAGTCCATACCATTCGGTCTGTTGAAGCCAGTTTTGATGCCGTCCCAACCATCTTCCACCTTGTACTCGCCAGTCTGTATGCGGTTGTACACTTCTTGAGCAACAAGTACAAAAGCTTCCTCCACATTCACACCAGTTTTGGCAGAAGTTTCCACATGGTGGAGACCTGAaagataatataaataaagtttaaaagcAAGAACCTAGAAATCTGagtttcaataataatagtgGACCTAAATAGGTCAAAATGTTATCTCTTGTTCACTAAAATGAGGTTACACATGAGGTTGAAGTTTCATTAAAATGTTATGTCTGTGCTCTGTATAATAGGTTTGGCATTGAGAGTATCTATTTTAGGCATTTAATTTATGCAATAAATTAGATATCTTGACCAGATGCAACAGCAAGTGATATTCTACTAACTTGTAGTAAACAAAGAGTCTAAAGGAAACAGGTGTTGaaacattttcaaaaataagaCCAGCTCATTTTGAAACACCTAGCATCAATAATTAAACATGAATAATTCATGATTTCAGTTAAGTTTTGTTTGCACAATGTGGCAGAAGACAATAAGTGTAATTACCATTTTGTTCAGCAAACATTCTAGCTTCCTCGCATGTGACCTCTCTCCGGGCGCCATTCTTGTTGTCACCGACGAGGTCCACCTTGCACCCGACCAGCGCAAACACGGGCCTGTGTGGCTCAATGTGGCGCTTGGCCTCCATCATCCACAGGGGAATGTGCTCGAAGCTCGCCCGGTTACACACGTCGTACACCAGTAATGCACCAACTGAGTTCCTGTAGTACGACTTGGTGATGGATCTGAACCGCTCCTGCCCCGCCGTGTCCCACAGCTGCAGTTTAATCCGAGTCCCATCTTGCACTTCTATTATTCTAGCGAAAAAGTCAACACCCACCGTCGGATCGGATAGCTGAAAATTAGAACGCAAACTTTACTATCAAAAGCTCAAAATAAACAGTCTATTACGCGCTAGCAACATAACACAACACTCACCTCCGCAAATTTACCGTCCGTAAAATATTTCAACAAAGAACTTTTGCCCACTGTACTGTCTCCGATCAGAATCAGCCTAAACTGGTAATCAAATATTGGATCGACCATTTTTGTAGTATTATCTGaattatcataaaatttataacaaagaTCTCGCGAGTAGACGACAGAAAATTACGTATCAAAATCAATTCAATGAAAATGAAGGAAGCaaaatcatcataaaaatCTGTCACTTCTGTCAGTCAGCTGACAGGTGACATAAATGAGCACAGAcacgatagaatagaatcatAGGATGGATAGAATAGTGAATGAGTGAATGTTATCGTGATCGTGAATCTTTAGAATAATAACCTCGCTATGGCGCGGCAACAAATCGCCTTCATTCACTTGCGTTTCAAAATCACTACAAAATATGGTGGCATACCTTTTTCTTTTGCGGAGCAGCACTACACGCACTCGTATATATACTCCATGGCGGAGATTTGTACATAAACCGAACCATCTATCTATAGAGTTAATAGTAAgcaagtataaataaatttaaataaaaatactagtgccgccgcgccgccgacGACGCAACGCCTCGTCCGGACGCGgcctaaactttttttctactcTGTGTTGCTAAGCTAAGCTAAACGTCACGATATTGTTAAAAGTACTCTGTgttcgcggcggcggcagtcGGCACGAGacacaattttaatttttgtttgcTTGCATTGCAGCAAATACCTACTAgtttaataatagaaaataacAACAAACCGATCTTAGCTTTATATGTACATcaaaatattgacaatttgtGGAAGTGGAAAACTGGAGATATATTGTGTTACTGCAGTAGAAATCGAAACAAAAGGGTAAGTAGCCAAAGCAAAGCTACAACAACGTAATcagtaaaatatacaattatttaggtaattaagttttattttttgtttatatgtGTACCGACCTAATAGTTAATGTACACCTCGGTAATGTTATCCTAGATCtcattgtaatattattataacctgTTAAAAACATTAGACATAACACTAAAAACACTGTTGTTTCAGATGGCTTctatgaattttaataaagttaaagAAAATGGAACAGATCACGGAAAAGCGACTCCTATAGGTAAGACAAAAAGCAACATTAAAGACCTAGGTCACACTGACCAAGACTTAACTTGTCCTATTAACTTAACATAACCCTTTCTGTAGTCCCTgactgaaaaacttttttttccgACAGCTAATTTACTAAAGCATAAAGTTATTGCTTTGTCTGCTGACGCAGTAGAAATATTCTGcttgttattaaaattatgtttttatggaCTACACCAAAAAGAATAAGCAAAATTATCTTTCaatgcttaaaaaatattttcattacaGCAATGGTAGCCCCTGAAGTAAAACAAAGCAGTGATGACACTGAGATTACCAAAACATGTGCAGTTCTGGGGTGTGATGACTACAAGTCATTGGAGTCTCACAACTTTTTTGGGTAAGTTCTAGTTTAGTGGAGATGAGGCACATTCTTGTAAAGGCCCTCTGTACTACTACTTTAGGACAGTAACAATAACACCCAATTATACTGTGATTTATGaaagattattaaaataactatacAATATTGTCTATAACAGCTTAATTTACAGCTAAATAGGCCAAGTCAAGTGAGTCAAACTCTCAGCCtctgttataaaaataaatcagtaACTTAGCAGCTACATTGTATAATATTCTGCTCCAGGTTTCCTGAAGAAGAGAGTCTTCGTCAGATCTGGGCAGACCTCACGGGGAGACATGACTGGACTCCGACGGACTACTCTTACATCTGCATCAACCACTTCTCCATGGACTCATTTGACTGTAATGAACAAGGCAATCTGATACTAGTCAGCAAAGCCATCCCGTCTGCCAAATTGCCAGGACATGTGTTAGAGGTAATGGATGTTCATTGGGACGGGTCAggagtatttattttagtgtTAAAGATGAAAGTTTGTTTTGTGGGAAAATGGCTGGGTATATTTTTACGAAATGTGGTATGTAATGTACTATGCTGACATCCTAGGTTAAGATATAAGTTACTTTTAAGTCGGAATTCCCAAGGGAAAAGCTTTGAAGGCGAAGCAGAGCTTACAGGCAATAGCTAGTTAGAAATAaagttgtttaaaattatgttttttaccACTCCAAtagaaaacacaaaaaaatatatttctataTACAGTGCTTTT
This genomic window contains:
- the LOC105390786 gene encoding trafficking protein particle complex subunit 5 translates to MSSGRSKSSILDKPLSKGKGEISLALYSLLFSEIVQYCQNRSHSVLELQNKLSEIGQDVGTRLLDLYFVRERNSKREIKLLNMLLFVKSTLWKTLFGKEADKLEHANDDERTYYIIEKDALVNKFISVPKDKGSLNCAVFNAGIIEAVLTKSGFPAKVTAHWHKGTTYMVKFDDVVISRDKTLDDR
- the LOC105388943 gene encoding ras-related protein Rab-39B translates to MVDPIFDYQFRLILIGDSTVGKSSLLKYFTDGKFAELSDPTVGVDFFARIIEVQDGTRIKLQLWDTAGQERFRSITKSYYRNSVGALLVYDVCNRASFEHIPLWMMEAKRHIEPHRPVFALVGCKVDLVGDNKNGARREVTCEEARMFAEQNGLHHVETSAKTGVNVEEAFVLVAQEVYNRIQTGEYKVEDGWDGIKTGFNRPNGMDFNLLEAETVQSTCC